The nucleotide window TACCGTTTTTTTATACTTTTTTTTCGTACAACTACCCGAAAACTACCCAAATTTTTTGTGCATAAAGCATATTCATAAACTTTCTTTGCCATTCAAAACAAACATATAAAAATAAGTGTTATGCTGATTTTTAAATTAAAATTTTGGAAATCTATTATCACTTGCATCGTCAATGATATTCCGTTAACATTAGGAGATATAAAGTCGGTAATGGAAATTAATGATTAACAATTATTTTTTAAGAATCCTACACAAATCATATCGAATTAAATTTTAAAATTAAATCTACAATGAAACATCAAATTCTGTTCTCTGCTTTATTTTTATTGGGGTGGGGAATAACTAACGCACAGAGTTCATCTAATTCATCGGGCGGCTCATTGTCAGGTACAGACGGAAGTGCAAGTTACTCTTTGGGAAATGTTTTTTATAAAGAACTGTCAGGGGGTGGGGGCTCCACAGAACCAGGAACGCAGGTACCCTACATCATTACTTCTACCTTAGGAGTCAACCAAAGTTTTATCCGCCTTGAAATGGCTGTTTATCCGAATCCAATCACAGATTATCTCTACCTGAAAATCGATTTTAAAGATACAGGAAAATATACATCGGACCTTTATGATACAAAGGGATCACTGCTGCAAACAAAAGATCTAAAAATTGAGAAAACAGAAATTCCGATGTCATCCTTACCTCCTGGTGTCTATTTTTTGTCTGTTAGAGAAAACAGGAAAATCATCAAAACTTTTAAAATTATTAAAAAATAATCCAGAATGAAAAATCTATTTTTTTTTGTTGCCGTTCTTTGGGCATCATTTACATTTGCACAGGCTCCAAATCTGATGAGCTATCAGGCCGTAGTTAGAAATTCAAGTAATGCTTTGGTTGTAAACCAATCTGTGGGCGTAAAATTCTCTATTCTTAAGACATCTGTCTCAGGTACAGTGATATATTCTGAGACACATACAAAGAGTACTAATTCCAACGGTCTGGTAAGTGCGGAATTGGGTAATGGAACTGTAGTAAGCGGTTCTTTATCTACTATCGACTGGGGAGCAGACAAATATTTTGTAAAAACAGACATCGATCCATCCGGTGGAACATCTTACAGTATCAGCGGGACACAGCAGTTGCTCAGTGTGCCATATGCACTGAATGCAAAGAACGGTCTTCCAGCAGGAGGTACAGCAGGGCAGGTTTTAACAAAAATAAACAATTTAGATAATAGTTCACAATGGACAACACCAAACTTCAGTAGTGCGAAGTTGGAACTAATGGTTACCAAAAACACAACCCAAGCTTTGGTAGCTTCTACTTCACCAACTCCAGATCAGGTAACTTATGAAAATGTTCTTACTAGTCCTACTGTAGGTTCGTATACAAACAATGCTTACACTGTCGGTACAAACGGAGCAGGTCTATATCTCATCCAAACAAGAAATTCTATGATTGATAATGCAACGCCTAGTAATACTTTAGGAGCGTACAATTTTTTGGAAGTTAATGCGTCTGCCTATGGTTCATACAATAACATATATCCATCTTACATATCTAATGTTAGTCAACGAGCAGTAACTAATGTTGTCACTCATAGTTCTTCACAATATATGTTTTTGGTCTATTTGAATGCAGGCGATGTTATTAGAATACGTGCAACAAGCGCGAACAGTGCAATTTTGCAGTCCTTAAGTAATGATGGTGGAACGCAGCTAATGATTGTGAAATTATAAAAAAAACTTTGTAATCTACTCCCAAAAAGAGGTAGATCTTTTTATCACAACTGGTCAAAGAAAGATAAATAATACAAATTATAATGATGAAAAAAAGCAAAATAATGAAGATGGCCAAACAAATAGAGAAATAAATTAGCTTTTTTCTTTGATTTATTTCTTTTAGTTGATTAACAATTATTTTCTAAGAATCCTACACAAATCATATCGAATTAAATTTTACAATTAAATCTAAAATGAAACATCAAATTCTGTTTTCTGCTTTATTTTTATTCGGGTGGGGAATAACTAATGCACAGAGTTCATCTAATTCATCGGGCGGCTCATTGTCAGGTACAGACGGAAGTGCAAGTTACTCTTTGGGAAATGTTTTTTATAAAGAACTGTCAGGGAGTGGGGGCTCCACAGAACCAGGAACGCAGGTACCCTACATCATTACTTCTACCT belongs to Chryseobacterium sp. KACC 21268 and includes:
- a CDS encoding T9SS type A sorting domain-containing protein gives rise to the protein MKHQILFSALFLLGWGITNAQSSSNSSGGSLSGTDGSASYSLGNVFYKELSGGGGSTEPGTQVPYIITSTLGVNQSFIRLEMAVYPNPITDYLYLKIDFKDTGKYTSDLYDTKGSLLQTKDLKIEKTEIPMSSLPPGVYFLSVRENRKIIKTFKIIKK